CCACCTACACTCCCTCCGTCATCAGGCGGTGGATCCGAGACGTCGTCTACCGTCACCGTCGTTCGCGTTGTTCACACCCTCTCGTCGTTGGAGTCGGCGTTCAGTGGACACCGTCATGGTACTTCTCACCACCGGCGTACGACCGTGCAGCGGACACTCTCCAGTTATGCGTGGGAACATCAGTTCTCATCGTCCAGCTCTCTTACTGTCAGCGCGTCCCCAACATCCTTCGACGTTTCCTCACGAATCCCGACACGACTTTTGTCGGTTTCTGGAACAGCCAAGACGTGAGAAAGCTGGAAATAACGAGACACCGGTTGGAGATTGGAGAGCTTCTTGATGTAAGGAAGTACCTTGCAGATCAACAAGGTAGGAGTCTGAGGGGTCGTTCGTTTGAGGGGATTGTTGAGGAATGTATGGGGCTTGAAGGAGTGAGGCTAGATCGGAAGATAAGCAAGAGTGATTGGAGTGTTGACTACCTCAGCAAAGAGCAGTTAGTTCAGGTGTCGGTGGATGCTTATGTTTCCTTCAAGCTCGGTGTTGATGCTCGTTTATGGCAAGTTTGAAGACATGTATTAAGAGGAATACTATGTCCTGAATCTTTAGTCTTTAATCTTTTGTTAGATTGtcgaaaaggaaaaaaatgttaTCACTCGTTTAAACCATCTCCAATGccactctattttttcttctataatttACATCAAAATAGAGTAACTATATTGTAGTGTAACTTTTGCTCCAATggtgttactctataatagagttactctattatagagttaaatatagagtaatgtCACTTTttcactccaaatatagagtaaaatatgacattcctctatatttcactctataataaagtaactctattatagagtaacaccattggagcaaaagttacactataatagagttactctattttagtgtaaattatagagaaaaaaatagagtgacATTGTAGATGCCCTAAATTGAATAGATAACTAATGTTCTTGATCATTCACATATGCATTTGTGTGATTTTAGTGATTGATACTAAACATTTGGTGAGAATTTTCCAGTTTTTGAAATATTCACcaatacaattttaataatttgttttcataaaaaacttatataacTGTTTGCAGGGTAAAAAACTCCCTTAACTTTCAATGCAAATGTTCTTATGTCAAACAAGCAAATTCAAAATCAAccattttaatcaatttaaattctTATTGCCAAAAGACAAAATTTCAGGTAACGTCTATCGAACGTATATCCAAATTGTAACAGATCTCGTCTAGATCAATGCCTTCTCGTTGCGTTATAGTTTTACGTACGTGTCATATAATTTGTTTTGAGTAAGGTATAAAGTATTAGTAGAACTGTGCAATAGGACACTGTCACGCTAAAAAAAAAGGACACTGTAACGATAGTTGGAGAGAAACATGGTCTTACGGTAGTCGGTAGCGTGTCCTTTTAGATAAGCCAAATGCAGGACGCCATACAGATGCATACAGTGGTCGTACAAGAGGCGTGACAGATGCGAAAGTTTAAACCTACCTACATGCATCTCAAGTTCTCAACCGTCCAAAAttgaacaactttttttttctttctgtttttacagaataaatggataatgtgTATTTGTATTTGTTGTTGCATATGCTTGACCataaatagatatatttatGAGTGATTTTCACATATAGACACATTATGACTTTTTATTACACTGCAGGGCACAAAGTGCTACTGAAGTAGTTTTTAGTGGTGGAAGACAAATTTAACTTTCAAAAAGTGAAACCAAGGATGGACAATTATGTAATTAAACATGGGCTTTCTAGTTGGACTGGTTAgggttttttgaaatttgaaaacaattggTTTGGTGGTGGTGGACGTGAATCTCA
The Brassica napus cultivar Da-Ae chromosome A1, Da-Ae, whole genome shotgun sequence DNA segment above includes these coding regions:
- the LOC106381557 gene encoding uncharacterized protein LOC106381557 — its product is MDATNHKTNQRKTNQMAPTIKFMGEGKSHQVYFINFFGQNLDATYTPSVIRRWIRDVVYRHRRSRCSHPLVVGVGVQWTPSWYFSPPAYDRAADTLQLCVGTSVLIVQLSYCQRVPNILRRFLTNPDTTFVGFWNSQDVRKLEITRHRLEIGELLDVRKYLADQQGRSLRGRSFEGIVEECMGLEGVRLDRKISKSDWSVDYLSKEQLVQVSVDAYVSFKLGVDARLWQV